One window of the Trifolium pratense cultivar HEN17-A07 linkage group LG2, ARS_RC_1.1, whole genome shotgun sequence genome contains the following:
- the LOC123904389 gene encoding paired amphipathic helix protein Sin3-like 1, whose amino-acid sequence MKEILEGHIDLILKFNTFMPKQYQIKDEKCFPKKRPCLEDATQNLREIKKMKDSSNTMDQISIDAAKMYLTEIEDEFKDDTGKYYEFLRAMRDFRTRRIDMAGLMSRVKELFKGHKKLLVKFNTFLPETCSKNTFLPDDDEVSSQPKKPTVDLEYAKKYLVNVKTQFQHEPHIYKSFLKIVNMYRNEDKSAKEVMQMVISLFEGHPDLVDGFMVFLG is encoded by the exons ATGAAGGAAATTTTAGAAGGTCACATTGATCTGATATTAAAATTTAACACCTTCATGCCAAAACAATATCAAATCAAGGATGAAAAATGTTTCCCGAAGAAACGTCCTTGTTTGGAAGATGCTACACAAAATTTGAGAGAGATTAAG AAAATGAAGGATTCTTCAAATACTATGGATCAAATATCTATCGATGCCGCCAAGATGTATCTTACTGAAATCGAGGATGAGTTCAAAGACGATACGGGCAAGTACTATGAGTTTTTAAGGGCAATGAGAGATTTCAGGACAAGaag AATTGATATGGCAGGTTTGATGTCAAGAGTGAAGGAATTATTTAAAGGgcacaaaaaattattagtaaaatttaatacatttttgCCAGAGACGTGttcaaaaaatacatttttgccAGATGATGATGAGGTTTCTTCTCAACCAAAGAAGCCAACAGTGGATTTAGAATATGCTAAGAAATATTTGGTCAATGTGAAG ACTCAATTTCAACATGAACCTCATATTTACAAATCGTTTCTAAAGATAGTGAATATGTACAGAAATGAAGATAAGAGTGCTAAAGAGGTCATGCAGATG GTTATTTCACTTTTTGAAGGTCACCCGGATCTTGTTGATGGGTTTATGGTTTTTCTTGGGTAA